Proteins encoded by one window of Anopheles maculipalpis chromosome 2RL, idAnoMacuDA_375_x, whole genome shotgun sequence:
- the LOC126568744 gene encoding spectrin beta chain isoform X1 → MTTDISVVRWDPSQGPGNEFIEDIEYDGGNSSSRLFERSRIKALAEERESVQKKTFTKWVNSHLVRVNSPIKDLYVDMRDGKNLIKLLEVLSGERLPRPTKGKMRIHCLENVDKALQFLREQRVHLENIGSHDIVDGNASLNLGLIWTIILRFQIQDITIEETDNKETKSAKDALLLWCQMKTAGYHNVNVRNFTTSWRDGLAFNAIIHKHRPDLIQFDKLSKTNPIQNLNNAFNVAEEKLGLTKLLDAEDIFVDHPDEKSIITYVVTYYHYFSKLKQETVQGKRIGKVVGIAMDNDRMINEYESLTSELLKWIEVTIVQLGDRHFVNSLVGVQQQLAQFSNYRTVEKPPKFVEKGNLEVLLFTLQSKMRANNQKPYTPKEGKMISDINKAWERLEKAEHERELALREELIRQEKLEQLAARFNRKATMRETWLSENQRLVSTDNFGFDLAAVEAAAKKHEAIETDIFAYEERVQAVVAVCNELEAEKYHDIERIAARKDNVLRLWNYLIELLRARRMRLEFSIQLQQNFQEMIYILDSMEEIKQRLLTDDYGKHLMGVEDLLQKHSLVEADINVLGDRVKQVVQNSQKFLVDEEDNYKPCDPSIIVDRVQRLEDAYAELCKLAVERRSRLEENRKLWQFYWDMADEENWIKEKEQIVSADEIGHDLTTVNLLLSKHKALESEIQSHEPQLMAVSEVGDELVRRGHFGADRIDERLKEIMDMWSTLRKLTDNRRKRLEDAVDYFQLFADADDIDNWMLDALRLVSSEDVGRDEANVQSLLKKHKDVADELKNYAETIEQLHAQADRLTLNPPEQEKVRERLAAIDARYKELMELAKLRKQRLLDALSLYKLISESDGVEQWIGEKERMLQTMVPGKDIEDVEIMKHRYDGFDKEMNANASRVAVVNQLARQLLHVEHPNSQEILEKQNHLNNSWSKLREQAESKRDDLKSAHGVQTFYIECRETVSWIEDKKRILTETDSLQMDLTGVMTLQRRLSGMERDLAAIQAKLTALENEADAIEGEHPEEAALIRERVAQIQIIWEQLTQMLKERDSKLEEAGDLHRFLRDLDHFQAWLTKTQTDVASEDTPTSLPEAEKLLNQHQSIREEIDNYTEDYKKMMEYGEGLTSEPTQTEDPQYMFLRERLKALKDGWEELHQMWENRQVLLSQGLDQQLFNRDARQAEVLLSQQEHVLSKDDTPVNLEQAENQLKRHEAFLTTMEANDEKFNTIVQVAGQMTSKDHFDADKITKRAESIAHRRDDNRNRALELHEKLKNQVKLHEFLQDIEELTEWVQEKYITAQDDTYRSAKTVHSKWTRHQAFEAEIAANKERLHEAKKAAQELMVEKPEFKEIIEPKLTDLSKNFDELETSTKEKGALLFDAKREVIVQQSVDDIDSWMDDLEKQIINTDTGNDLTSVNILMQKQQIIQTQMAVKARQVEELDKQTDVLTKTAPSDVVEPIVEKKTAVNARFEKIKAPLLERQRQLEKKKEAFQFRRDVEDEKLWIDEKMPLAESTEYGNSLFNVHVLKKKHQSLNTEIDNHEPRIMTICNNGQKLIDEGHEDAGSYADLISQLTQKWQELKDAIENRHRQLDQSEKVQQYFFDAAEAESWMSEQELYMMVEDRGKDETSAQNLMKKHESLEQSVEDYADTIRQLGETARQLTTEQHAYSDQVSVKQSQLDKLYAGLKDLAGERRARLDEALQLFMLSREVDDLEQWITDREVVAGSHELGQDYDHITLLWERFNEFAQDTATVGSERVAKANGIADDLIHAGHSDSATIAEWKDGLNESWQDLLELIETRKAMLAASRELHKFFHDCKDVLGRINEKQHGVSEELGRDAGVVSALQRKHQNFIQDLMTLHSQVQQIQEESAKLQAAYAGEKAREITNREHEVLNAWAHLQAMCEERRGKLADTGDLFKFFNLVRMLMLWMEDLVRQMNTSEKPRDVSGVELLMNNHQSLKAEIDTREDNFSACLALGKELLSRNHYASADIKDRLLQLTNSRNALLHRWEERWENLQLILEVYQFARDAAVAEAWLIAQEPYLMSTELGHTIDEVENLIKKHEAFEKSAAAQEERFSALERLTTFELKEMKRRQDAAEEAERQRQEAEAAARAAAEAEAEAARQAEAAAARDAADAPGSPHSTREQESVAGETLVSRRHSGIPKERSSSSASASAGVKVSRRSRSKSPFRSFRWKRTASKADEGVSDDEDRPSPGGADEGAQEGILTRKHEWESTTKKASNRSWDKVYCVARSGRLTFFKDQRSAKSVPEQTFRGEPPLELKGAQIEIASDYTKKKHVFRIKLSNGGEFLLQCHDDSEMQQWVTALKAQCELDASGEGRSLTLPASSQKDEQKRRSFFTLKKN, encoded by the exons ATGACGACTGACATTTCCGTAGTACGATGGGACCCTAGCCAGGGTCCTGGAAATGAATTTATCGAAGATATCGAATACGACGGAGGAAACTCCAGTTCCCGTTTATTCGAACGATCACGCATTAAAGCGTTAGCAG AGGAACGtgaaagtgttcaaaaaaaGACATTCACAAAATGGGTCAATTCGCACCTGGTGCGGGTGAACAGTCCGATCAAAGACCTGTACGTCGATATGCGCGATGGCAAGAATTTGATCAAGCTGCTAGAGGTACTGTCGGGCGAGCGATTGCCACGGCCAACGAAGGGCAAAATGCGTATCCACTGTTTGGAAAACGTGGACAAAGCGCTACAATTTTTGCGCGAACAGCGTGTCCATTTGGAAAATATCGGTTCACACGATATTGTCGATGGTAACGCTAGCTTGAACCTGGGTTTGATCTGGACAATCATTCTGCGCTTCCAG ATTCAAGATATTACTATAGAGGAAACGGACAACAAAGAGACCAAATCCGCCAAGGATGCTTTGCTGCTGTGGTGTCAAATGAAAACTGCCGGCTATCATAATGTGAACGTGCGCAACTTTACCACCTCGTGGCGCGATGGGCTGGCGTTCAACGCGATCATACATAAGCACCGGCCGGACCTGATACAGTTCGACAAACTGTCGAAAACGAACCCAATCCAGAACCTGAACAATGCATTCAACGTCGCGGAAGAGAAGCTCGGCTTGACGAAGCTGCTCGATGCGGAGGACATTTTCGTTGACCATCCGGATGAGAAGTCGATCATTACGTACGTCGTGACGTACTACCATTATTTCAGCAAGCTGAAGCAGGAGACGGTACAGGGCAAGCGTATCGGTAAGGTGGTCGGCATTGCGATGGACAACGATCGCATGATCAACGAGTACGAATCGTTGACAAGCGAGCTGCTGAAGTGGATTGAGGTGACGATTGTCCAGCTAGGCGATCGCCATTTTGTCAATTCGCTGGTGGGCGTGCAACAGCAGCTGGCACAGTTCTCCAACTATCGCACGGTCGAGAAACCACCGAAGTTTGTCGAGAAGGGCAACTTGGAGGTACTGCTCTTCACGCTCCAGTCTAAGATGAgagcaaacaatcaaaaacCGTACACACCCAAGGAGGGTAAGATGATTTCCGACATCAACAAGGCCTGGGAACGGTTGGAGAAGGCAGAGCACGAGCGTGAGCTGGCACTGCGCGAGGAACTGATCCGTCAGGAGAAGCTCGAGCAGCTTGCGGCACGTTTCAACCGCAAAGCTACGATGCGTGAAACCTGGCTTTCCGAGAACCAGCGTCTGGTCAGCACGGATAACTTCGGGTTTGATTTGGCCGCTGTTGAGGCCGCCGCCAAGAAGCACGAAGCCATCGAGACGGACATCTTTGCGTACGAGGAGCGTGTACAAGCGGTCGTCGCGGTTTGCAACGAGCTGGAGGCGGAAAAGTACCACGACATCGAGCGCATTGCTGCCCGCAAGGATAATGTACTGCGCCTGTGGAACTATCTGATCGAGCTGCTGCGTGCGAGACGTATGCGCCTTGAGTTCTCGATTCAGCTGCAGCAGAACTTCCAGGAGATGATCTACATTCTTGACTCGATGGAGGAAATTAAACAGCGCCTGCTGACGGACGACTACGGCAAACATCTGATGGGTGTGGAGGACCTGCTGCAGAAGCATTCGCTCGTCGAGGCGGACATCAATGTGCTGGGCGATCGGGTGAAGCAGGTGGTGCAAAACTCGCAGAAGTTCCTGGTCGACGAGGAGGACAACTACAAACCGTGCGATCCTTCGATCATCGTCGATCGTGTCCAGCGTCTGGAGGATGCGTACGCTGAGCTGTGCAAGCTGGCTGTGGAGCGTCGCTCGCGGCTAGAGGAGAACCGCAAGCTGTGGCAGTTCTACTGGGATATGGCCGATGAAGAGAACTGGATCAAGGAGAAGGAGCAGATTGTGTCGGCAGATGAGATCGGTCACGATTTGACGACGGTCAATTTGCTGCTTTCTAAGCACAAGGCACTCGAGTCGGAGATCCAATCGCACGAGCCGCAGCTGATGGCAGTGAGCGAAGTTGGCGATGAGCTGGTACGCCGTGGACATTTCGGTGCCGATCGTATCGACGAGCGGTTGAAGGAAATTATGGATATGTGGAGCACTTTGCGAAAACTGACAGACAACCGTCGCAAGCGATTAGAAGATGCCGTCGACTACTTCCAGCTGTTTGCCGATGCGGATGACATCGATAACTGGATGCTGGACGCTTTGCGTCTAGTGTCGTCCGAGGATGTTGGTCGCGATGAAGCGAATGTGCAAAGTTTGCTGAAAAAACACAAGGACGTTGCGGATGAGCTGAAGAACTACGCCGAAACCATCGAGCAACTGCATGCACAGGCCGATCGGTTGACGCTGAACCCTCCGGAGCAGGAGAAGGTACGCGAACGTCTTGCCGCAATCGATGCCCGCTACAAGGAGCTGATGGAGTTGGCCAAACTGCGCAAGCAGCGTCTGTTGGATGCTCTCAGCCTCTACAAACTGATTTCCGAAAGCGATGGCGTGGAACAGTGGATCGGCGAGAAGGAACGCATGCTGCAGACGATGGTCCCGGGCAAGGACATCGAAGATGTGGAAATCATGAAGCATCGCTACGACGGTTTCGACAAGGAGATGAATGCCAATGCATCGCGCGTCGCTGTCGTGAACCAGCTCGCTCGCCAACTGCTGCACGTGGAGCATCCAAATTCGCAGGAAATCCTAGAGAAGCAGAACCACCTGAACAACTCGTGGTCGAAGTTGCGCGAGCAGGCAGAAAGCAAGCGGGACGATCTGAAATCGGCTCACGGTGTGCAGACGTTCTACATCGAGTGTCGCGAGACGGTATCGTGGATCGAGGACAAGAAGCGTATCCTCACCGAGACGGACAGCCTGCAGATGGATCTGACCGGTGTGATGACGTTGCAGCGTCGTTTGAGCGGTATGGAGCGCGATTTGGCCGCCATCCAGGCGAAGCTGACGGCACTCGAGAACGAGGCAGACGCAATCGAGGGTGAGCATCCGGAGGAGGCCGCACTGATCCGCGAGCGTGTGGCACAGATTCAAATCATCTGGGAGCAGCTGACGCAGATGCTGAAGGAGCGCGACTCGAAGCTGGAGGAGGCGGGCGATTTGCACCGTTTCCTGCGCGATCTCGACCATTTCCAGGCGTGGCTGACCAAGACGCAGACGGACGTAGCTTCCGAAGATACACCGACATCGTTGCCCGAGGCTGAAAAGCTACTAAACCAACATCAGAGCATCCGGGAGGAAATCGACAACTACACCGAGGACTACAAGAAGATGATGGAGTACGGAGAGGGTCTCACGTCGGAACCGACGCAAACCGAGGACCCGCAGTATATGTTCTTGCGCGAGCGTCTGAAGGCCCTCAAGGATGGTTGGGAGGAACTGCACCAGATGTGGGAAAATCGTCAGGTGCTTCTGTCGCAGGGTCTGGATCAGCAGCTGTTCAACCGCGATGCTCGCCAGGCAGAGGTGCTGCTTAGCCAGCAGGAGCATGTGCTCAGCAAGGATGATACGCCGGTCAATCTGGAACAGGCCGAAAATCAACTGAAACGCCACGAAGCGTTCCTCACCACGATGGAAGCGAACGATGAGAAGTTCAACACGATCGTACAGGTGGCTGGCCAGATGACGAGCAAGGATCACTTCGATGCAGACAAGATTACGAAGCGTGCGGAGAGCATTGCCCATCGTCGTGACGATAATCGCAACCGTGCACTGGAACTGCACGAGAAGCTCAAGAATCAGGTGAAACTGCACGAGTTCCTGCAGGATATTGAAGAGCTGACGGAATGGGTGCAGGAGAAGTACATCACCGCGCAGGACGACACTTATCGCAGTGCAAAGACGGTTCACTCGAAGTGGACGCGTCATCAAGCATTTGAGGCTGAGATTGCCGCCAACAAGGAGCGTCTCCACGAGGCAAAGAAGGCCGCCCAAGAGCTGATGGTTGAGAAGCCCGAGTTTAAGGAGATCATTGAACCGAAGCTGACGGATCTGTCCAAGAACTTTGACGAGCTGGAAACGAGCACCAAGGAAAAGGGCGCTCTCCTGTTCGATGCCAAGCGTGAAGTGATTGTGCAGCAGAGCGTCGACGATATCGATTCGTGGATGGATGATCTCGAGAAGCAGATTATCAACACCGACACCGGCAACGATCTGACCTCGGTGAACATTCTGATGCAGAAGCAACAGATCATCCAGACGCAGATGGCGGTGAAGGCTCGTCAGGTAGAAGAGTTGGACAAACAGACGGACGTGCTTACGAAGACTGCCCCGTCGGATGTGGTTGAACCGATCGTGGAGAAGAAGACGGCTGTAAATGCACGTTTCGAAAAGATCAAGGCTCCACTGCTCGAACGCCAACGTCAGctggaaaagaagaaggaagcgTTCCAGTTCCGTCGCGATGTGGAGGACGAGAAGCTGTGGATCGACGAGAAGATGCCACTGGCCGAATCGACCGAATACGGAAATTCGCTGTTCAATGTGCATGTGCTGAAGAAGAAGCACCAGTCGCTGAACACAGAAATCGACAACCACGAACCACGCATTATGACGATCTGCAACAATGGGCAGAAGCTGATCGACGAGGGTCATGAAGATGCGGGCTCGTACGCGGATCTTATCAGCCAGCTGACACAGAAATGGCAGGAGCTGAAAGATGCCATCGAAAACCGTCACCGGCAGCTGGATCAGTCCGAAAAGGTGCAGCAGTATTTCTTCGATGCGGCCGAAGCGGAATCGTGGATGAGCGAACAGGAGCTGTACATGATGGTAGAAGACCGTGGCAAGGACGAAACCTCGGCCCAGAATCTGATGAAGAAGCACGAAAGCTTGGAACAGTCGGTGGAAGACTATGCCGACACTATCCGTCAGCTGGGTGAGACGGCGCGTCAGCTGACCACCGAACAGCACGCGTACAGCGATCAGGTGTCGGTGAAGCAGTCGCAGCTGGACAAACTGTACGCTGGCTTGAAGGATCTGGCGGGCGAACGTCGTGCCCGGCTGGATGAAGCCCTGCAGCTGTTCATGTTAAGCCGCGAGGTGGACGATCTGGAGCAGTGGATTACGGATCGCGAGGTGGTCGCCGGTTCGCACGAGCTCGGACAGGACTACGATCACATCACGCTGCTGTGGGAACGGTTCAACGAGTTCGCTCAAGACACGGCCACCGTTGGTAGCGAGCGTGTTGCCAAGGCAAACGGCATTGCGGACGATCTTATCCATGCGGGCCACTCGGACAGTGCTACGATCGCCGAATGGAAGGATGGGCTGAACGAGTCCTGGCAGGATCTGTTGGAGTTGATCGAAACGCGCAAGGCTATGTTGGCCGCTTCGCGCGAACTGCACAAATTCTTCCACGATTGTAAGGACGTGCTGGGACGCATCAACGAGAAGCAGCATGGTGTGTCGGAGGAGCTGGGCCGTGATGCGGGTGTCGTGTCGGCACTGCAGCGCAAGCACCAAAACTTCATCCAGGACCTGATGACGCTCCACTCGCAGGTGCAACAGATTCAGGAAGAGTCGGCCAAACTGCAGGCTGCATATGCCGGTGAGAAGGCACGCGAAATTACGAATCGTGAGCACGAGGTGCTTAACGCTTGGGCCCATCTGCAAGCGATGTGTGAGGAGCGTCGCGGTAAGCTGGCCGATACGGGCGATCTCTTCAAGTTCTTCAACCTGGTCCGCATGCTGATGCTGTGGATGGAGGATCTGGTGCGACAGATGAACACGTCCGAGAAGCCGCGCGATGTATCGGGCGTTGAGCTGCTGATGAACAATCACCAGAGCCTGAAGGCGGAAATTGATACGCGTGAGGATAACTTTAGCGCTTGTTTGGCGCTGGGCAAAGAACTGCTGTCCCGCAATCATTATGCGTCGGCCGACATTAAGGATCGATTGTTGCAGCTCACCAACAGCCGAAATGCGCTGCTACATCGGTGGGAAGAACGTTGGGAGAACTTGCAGCTGA tCTTGGAAGTGTATCAATTCGCCCGTGATGCTGCCGTCGCCGAAGCATGGCTTATCGCACAGGAACCGTATCTGATGTCGACCGAGCTAGGACACACAATTGACGAGGTGGAGAATCTGATCAAGAAGCACGAAGCCTTCGAAAAATCTGCCGCTGCCCAAGAAGAACGCTTTAGCGCATTAGAGCGATTGACAACG TTTGAGCTCAAAGAAATGAAGCGTCGTCAGGATGCAGCCGAAGAAGCAGAGCGCCAGCGACAGGAAGCGGAAGCGGCAGCACGTGCAGCGGCCGAAGCAGAAGCCGAAGCAGCGCGACAGGCCGAAGCTGCTGCAGCGCGTGATGCTGCCGATGCGCCCGGGTCACCACATTCCACCAGAGAGCAAGAGTCAG TTGCCGGTGAAACGCTCGTCTCTCGAAGACACTCCGGCATACCGAAGGAACGGTCCAGCAGTTCGGCAAGTGCATCAGCGGGTGTTAAGGTCAGTCGACGGTCACGCTCCAAAAGTCCGTTCCGCAGCTTCAGATGGAAGCGTACCGCTTCGAAGGCGGACGAGGGAGTCTCCGATGATGAAG ATCGTCCTAGTCCAGGTGGAGCAGATGAAGGTGCTCAGGAAGGCATCCTTACACGCAAACACGAATGGGAGTCAACTACGAAGAAGGCTTCAAACCGTTCCTGGGATAAg GTATACTGTGTTGCCCGTAGCGGCCGGTTAACGTTCTTCAAGGATCAGCGATCAGCGAAATCGGTACCGGAGCAGACGTTCCGCGGTGAGCCACCGCTAGAGCTGAAGGGAGCCCAGATAGAAATCGCCAGTGACTACACGAAGAAGAAGCACGTGTTCAGAATCAA GCTATCGAATGGCGGCGAATTCCTGCTCCAGTGTCACGATGATTCCGAGATGCAGCAATGGGTAACGGCTTTGAAAGCACAATGCGAGCTTGACGCTAGCGGCGAAGGTCGTTCGCTAACGCTGCCCGCTTCCTCTCAGAAGGATGAACAGAAGAGACGGTCATTCTTTACACTGAAGAAAAA TTAA